A genome region from Crossiella equi includes the following:
- a CDS encoding lactate 2-monooxygenase: MTAPHSAYQNEIYLQGLGDVRPAVSTDLTTLEAAARGKLDPGPFGYVAGGAGAGATMRANREAFDRWRIVPRMLRDATQRDLRVTVLGEQLPGPVVLAPVGVQAIVHPDAELATARAAAEVGLPMVLSTASSTSIEDVAAASGSGSRWYQLYWPNDDEVCASLLRRAKAAGYRVLVVTLDTWTLAWRPADLDQAYLPFLRGVGTAIPFSDPAFRAGLAAPPEEDPQMAILRWVQLFTGQDKSWDRLPFLREHWDGPIVLKGVQHPDDARRAVDAGVEGVVVSNHGGRQVDGAVASLDLLPEIAEAVGDRLEVLFDSGVRTGSDVVKALALGARAVLLGRPWVYGLALGGQEGVRHVLRAVLAETELTMALSGYRHPDELDRAALRCANR, encoded by the coding sequence ATGACCGCTCCCCACAGCGCGTACCAGAACGAGATCTACCTCCAGGGCCTCGGTGACGTCCGGCCCGCCGTGAGCACCGACCTCACCACGCTGGAGGCCGCCGCCCGGGGCAAGCTCGACCCCGGTCCGTTCGGCTACGTGGCCGGGGGCGCCGGGGCGGGCGCGACCATGCGGGCCAACCGGGAGGCCTTCGACCGCTGGCGGATCGTGCCCCGCATGCTGCGCGATGCCACCCAGCGCGACCTGCGTGTCACCGTGCTCGGCGAACAGCTGCCCGGACCGGTGGTGCTCGCGCCGGTCGGGGTGCAGGCCATCGTGCACCCCGACGCGGAGCTGGCCACCGCGCGTGCCGCCGCCGAGGTTGGGCTGCCCATGGTCCTGTCCACCGCCTCCTCGACCTCCATCGAGGACGTCGCGGCGGCCAGCGGGAGCGGTTCGCGCTGGTACCAGCTGTACTGGCCCAACGACGACGAGGTGTGCGCCTCCCTGCTGCGCCGCGCCAAGGCCGCCGGGTACCGCGTCCTGGTGGTCACCCTGGACACCTGGACGCTGGCCTGGCGACCCGCCGACCTCGACCAGGCCTACCTGCCGTTCCTGCGCGGGGTGGGCACCGCGATCCCGTTCAGCGACCCCGCGTTCCGCGCCGGGCTGGCCGCGCCGCCGGAGGAGGACCCGCAGATGGCGATCCTGCGGTGGGTGCAGCTGTTCACCGGGCAGGACAAGAGCTGGGACCGCCTGCCGTTCCTGCGCGAGCACTGGGACGGGCCCATCGTGCTCAAGGGTGTGCAGCACCCCGACGACGCGCGCCGCGCGGTGGACGCCGGGGTCGAGGGCGTTGTGGTGTCCAACCACGGCGGGCGCCAGGTGGACGGCGCGGTCGCCTCGCTGGACCTGCTGCCGGAGATCGCCGAGGCGGTCGGGGACCGGCTCGAGGTGCTCTTCGACTCGGGCGTGCGCACCGGCTCCGACGTGGTCAAGGCGCTCGCGCTCGGGGCCAGGGCGGTGCTGCTCGGGCGGCCCTGGGTGTACGGGCTCGCGCTGGGCGGCCAGGAGGGCGTGCGGCACGTGCTGCGCGCCGTGCTCGCCGAGACGGAGCTGACGATGGCCCTCTCCGGCTACCGCCATCCGGATGAGCTTGACCGCGCCGCGTTGCGCTGTGCGAATCGCTGA
- a CDS encoding response regulator, with protein MRIVIAEDDALLREGLSLLLRSEGFDVVSSVDNPTDLLAAVAEQRPDVAVVDVRMPPTFTDEGLRAAVRARADHPGLAVLVLSAYVEDSYASELLASGGGGIGYLLKERVGKVADFLDALHRVAGGGTALDPEVVSQLLVRRRADDPVRTLTAREREVLALMAEGHSNTTIGEMLVISAGAVHKHIGNIFAKLGLPSTDGAGHRRVQAVLAYLRA; from the coding sequence TTGCGCATCGTCATCGCCGAGGACGACGCCCTGCTCCGCGAGGGCCTGAGCCTGCTGCTGCGCAGCGAGGGCTTCGACGTGGTGTCCAGTGTGGACAACCCGACCGACCTGCTGGCCGCGGTGGCCGAGCAGCGCCCGGACGTGGCCGTGGTCGACGTGCGCATGCCCCCGACCTTCACCGACGAGGGCCTGCGCGCGGCGGTGCGGGCCCGCGCCGACCACCCCGGCCTGGCGGTCCTGGTGCTCTCGGCCTACGTCGAGGACAGCTACGCCAGCGAGCTGCTCGCCAGCGGCGGCGGCGGGATCGGCTACCTGCTCAAGGAACGCGTGGGCAAGGTCGCCGACTTCCTGGACGCCCTGCACCGCGTGGCGGGCGGCGGCACGGCCCTGGACCCCGAGGTCGTCTCCCAGCTGCTCGTCCGCCGCCGCGCCGACGACCCGGTCCGCACCCTCACCGCCCGCGAACGCGAGGTCCTGGCACTGATGGCGGAGGGCCACTCCAACACCACCATCGGCGAGATGCTGGTGATCAGCGCGGGCGCGGTGCACAAGCACATCGGCAACATCTTCGCCAAGCTCGGGTTGCCGAGCACGGACGGCGCGGGCCACCGCCGGGTGCAGGCGGTGCTGGCCTACCTGAGGGCCTGA
- a CDS encoding sensor histidine kinase — protein sequence MAGLWERTWRGVLYHLIGMATALASVVLLPALFVCTLLVFTLPLLPSLVRVQRWVTDVDRRRCGARAGVAVPGRYRPLEGGIGAQVVTVLTDPGTRKDLGWLLVHAPVGMVLGVVGFGIPGSVVQNTVISAIWWLSPTGMDSSYNIHVHSWPTAGLSLLTAFGALLVAVFAGPWLADVHARTAVRLLTPAKASLVERVAELTATRAAALEAHGAELRRIERDLHDGTQNRLVAVVMHLGIVERALRRDPALALPSVLTAQNAAADALAELRDVVRSIYPPVLADRGLDGAVDALAARCTIPCEVTVTGLRRLPAAVEAAAYFVIAEALTNVAKHSGAQRCEVVLDVTGTTLTLTVLDDGHGGADAADGSGLTGISRRVAAFDGTTELFSPRGGPTRLTVTLPTGT from the coding sequence ATGGCCGGACTGTGGGAGCGCACGTGGCGCGGCGTGCTGTACCACCTGATCGGCATGGCCACCGCGCTGGCCTCGGTGGTGCTGCTGCCCGCGCTGTTCGTGTGCACGCTGCTGGTGTTCACGCTGCCGTTGCTGCCGTCCCTGGTGCGCGTGCAGCGGTGGGTCACCGACGTGGACCGCCGCCGCTGCGGCGCCCGCGCGGGCGTGGCGGTGCCCGGCCGGTACCGGCCGCTGGAGGGCGGCATCGGGGCGCAGGTGGTCACCGTGCTCACCGACCCGGGCACCCGCAAGGACCTCGGCTGGCTCCTGGTGCACGCCCCGGTGGGCATGGTGCTGGGCGTCGTCGGCTTCGGCATTCCGGGCTCGGTCGTGCAGAACACCGTGATCTCGGCGATCTGGTGGCTCTCGCCCACCGGCATGGACAGCTCCTACAACATCCACGTCCACTCCTGGCCCACCGCGGGGCTGTCGCTGCTGACCGCGTTCGGCGCGCTGCTGGTGGCGGTGTTCGCCGGGCCGTGGCTGGCCGACGTGCACGCGCGCACCGCCGTCCGGCTGCTCACCCCGGCCAAGGCCTCCCTGGTCGAACGGGTCGCCGAGCTGACCGCGACCCGCGCCGCGGCCCTGGAGGCGCACGGCGCGGAGCTGCGGCGCATCGAGCGCGACCTGCACGACGGCACGCAGAACCGCCTGGTCGCGGTCGTCATGCACCTGGGCATCGTGGAACGGGCCCTGCGGCGCGACCCGGCGCTGGCGCTGCCGTCCGTGCTGACCGCGCAGAACGCCGCCGCGGACGCCCTGGCCGAGCTGCGCGACGTGGTGCGCAGCATCTACCCGCCGGTGCTGGCCGACCGGGGCCTGGACGGCGCGGTGGACGCCCTGGCCGCGCGCTGCACCATCCCGTGCGAGGTCACCGTCACCGGCCTGCGCCGCCTGCCCGCCGCGGTCGAGGCGGCGGCCTACTTCGTGATCGCCGAGGCGCTGACCAACGTGGCCAAGCACAGCGGCGCGCAACGCTGCGAGGTCGTCCTGGACGTCACCGGCACCACCCTGACCCTGACCGTGCTCGACGACGGCCACGGCGGCGCCGACGCCGCGGACGGCTCGGGCCTGACCGGCATCAGCCGCCGGGTGGCCGCCTTCGACGGCACCACCGAGCTGTTCAGCCCCCGGGGCGGTCCGACCCGCCTGACCGTCACCCTGCCCACCGGCACCTGA
- a CDS encoding ABC transporter ATP-binding protein, whose translation MTAVALDAVTKTYGRGDNATTALRGVTRVLPDGRFTAVMGPSGSGKSTFLQCAAGLDTPTSGSVRIGGTELTGLKEAKLTELRRERVGFIFQGYNLVPSLTVEDNITLPLRFAGRAPDRAWLAEITHRVGLTGLLGRRPNQLSGGQQQRVAVARALLSRPEVVFADEPTGALDSRTGVAVLTLLRELVDELRQTVVMVTHDPVAASFAHSVLFLADGRIVDELVEPTAAKVADRMTHLGEW comes from the coding sequence ATGACAGCGGTAGCACTCGACGCGGTGACCAAGACCTACGGCCGGGGTGACAACGCGACCACGGCGCTGCGCGGAGTGACCCGCGTACTGCCGGACGGCCGGTTCACCGCCGTGATGGGCCCGTCCGGTTCGGGCAAGAGCACGTTCCTGCAGTGCGCGGCGGGCCTGGACACGCCGACCTCCGGCTCGGTGCGCATCGGCGGCACCGAGCTGACCGGGCTCAAGGAGGCGAAGCTGACCGAGCTGCGCCGCGAGCGCGTCGGCTTCATCTTCCAGGGCTACAACCTGGTGCCCTCGCTGACCGTCGAGGACAACATCACGCTGCCGCTGCGCTTCGCCGGACGCGCCCCGGACCGCGCCTGGCTGGCCGAGATCACCCACCGGGTGGGGCTGACCGGGCTGCTCGGGCGGCGCCCGAACCAGCTCTCCGGCGGGCAGCAGCAGCGCGTGGCGGTGGCCCGCGCGCTGTTGTCCCGGCCTGAGGTGGTCTTCGCCGACGAGCCGACCGGTGCCCTGGACTCCCGCACCGGGGTCGCGGTGCTGACGCTGCTGCGCGAGCTGGTCGACGAGCTGCGCCAGACCGTCGTCATGGTCACGCACGACCCGGTGGCCGCCTCCTTCGCGCACAGCGTGCTGTTCCTGGCCGACGGCCGGATCGTGGACGAGCTCGTCGAGCCGACCGCGGCCAAGGTCGCCGACCGCATGACCCACCTCGGGGAGTGGTGA
- a CDS encoding ABC transporter permease: protein MFSFAWQTIRARKAGFAAAFLALFGGAVLLTACGVLMESGLFGGVPVRRYAAAPVVVSADRAIAVAREEKPDRGEDVSEQVPLPVSLVDRLAGVPGVTDVVGEVSFAATVGEQAALGHGWGSARLSPYTLREGSEPRTATDVVLDTGLAAEAGLRPGQRVKIMVDRAPVEYRITGLAQAPVPGPAAFFTDAAARALSGRPDQVAAIGVFGPARVADAVRERFPDLVVRTGADRGEAEALSGAGSRVLLLALSGSFSGFVLMIVVFVTASTLALVLSQRRRELALLRAIAATPRQLRRLLGSETLIVSVAAAALGVVPGLLIADSLRGFLVTIGFLTPDFTLHYSPVPPLAAFLLLGGAAQLATLSAARKALRAKPVEALAESTVEPAGLGRGRVVTGWVLLVVAVAGAVSTAFIPGEPAVVPATMSALVAIIALGLLGPVVTAAATRLFARRALRSGDAARFLAAHNGIAHSRRLAASVTPLVLTMGFAITHFYGGTTSAEAAQAQARAATVADHVLTSPHGLPAEVADKVRALPGTRAATPVVSTEVVALDRAATEEPLSRSRAVGVDASQLGGTLDVRVTGGNLAELTGDTVALSEREAWWLGTRLGEEVELYLGDRTLVKLRLVALVEPNLGLGDVLLPHTLVLPHTSDRRVDSVLVAGNPDLSGLGYPGLTARSKAELTVAPDPQQEANLWLNRVLLGVILLYVALSVVNSLVTATLDRGAELGLLRLLGGTKSQLRTMLRAESRLIVTLAVVLGSLVPVLPLALLSLNLTGTPVPAGSPLVYLGVLLLTVLIGLLSVRLPARRLTR from the coding sequence GTGTTCTCCTTCGCCTGGCAGACGATCCGCGCCCGCAAGGCCGGGTTCGCCGCGGCCTTCCTCGCCCTGTTCGGCGGTGCCGTGCTGCTCACCGCGTGCGGGGTGCTGATGGAGTCCGGACTGTTCGGTGGTGTGCCCGTGCGGCGGTACGCGGCCGCGCCGGTGGTGGTCAGCGCCGACCGGGCCATCGCGGTTGCCCGCGAGGAGAAGCCGGACCGCGGCGAGGACGTGTCCGAGCAGGTGCCGCTCCCGGTCAGCCTGGTCGACCGGCTCGCGGGCGTGCCCGGGGTGACCGACGTGGTCGGTGAGGTCAGCTTCGCGGCCACCGTCGGTGAGCAGGCCGCGCTCGGCCACGGCTGGGGCAGCGCGCGGCTGAGCCCGTACACCCTGCGCGAGGGCAGCGAGCCCCGCACCGCCACCGACGTCGTGCTGGACACCGGGCTGGCGGCCGAGGCCGGGCTGAGGCCGGGCCAGCGGGTCAAGATCATGGTGGACCGCGCGCCCGTCGAGTACCGGATCACCGGTCTGGCGCAGGCCCCGGTCCCCGGTCCGGCCGCCTTCTTCACCGACGCCGCCGCCCGCGCGCTCTCCGGCCGTCCGGACCAGGTCGCCGCGATCGGCGTGTTCGGCCCGGCCCGAGTCGCCGACGCCGTGCGCGAGCGCTTCCCCGACCTCGTGGTGCGCACCGGCGCCGACCGCGGTGAGGCCGAGGCCCTGTCCGGGGCCGGCTCCCGCGTGCTGCTGCTCGCGCTGTCCGGCTCGTTCTCCGGGTTCGTGCTGATGATCGTGGTGTTCGTGACCGCGAGCACCCTGGCCCTGGTGCTCAGCCAGCGCCGCCGCGAGCTGGCCCTGCTGCGCGCCATCGCCGCCACCCCGCGCCAGCTGCGCCGCCTGCTGGGCAGCGAGACGCTCATCGTCAGCGTGGCCGCCGCCGCGCTCGGTGTGGTGCCGGGCCTGCTCATCGCGGACAGCCTGCGCGGCTTCCTCGTCACCATCGGCTTCCTGACCCCCGACTTCACCCTGCACTACAGCCCGGTGCCCCCGCTGGCCGCGTTCCTGCTGCTCGGTGGTGCGGCGCAGCTGGCCACGCTGTCCGCCGCCCGGAAGGCACTGCGCGCCAAGCCGGTCGAGGCCCTGGCGGAGTCCACTGTGGAACCCGCCGGGCTGGGCCGGGGCCGGGTGGTCACCGGCTGGGTGCTGCTCGTGGTGGCCGTGGCGGGCGCGGTGTCCACCGCGTTCATCCCCGGGGAGCCCGCGGTCGTCCCGGCGACGATGTCCGCGCTGGTCGCCATCATCGCGCTGGGCCTGCTCGGACCGGTGGTCACCGCCGCCGCGACCCGCCTGTTCGCCCGCCGCGCGCTGCGCTCGGGCGATGCCGCCCGGTTCCTCGCCGCGCACAACGGCATCGCGCACTCCCGCCGCCTGGCCGCCTCGGTCACCCCGCTCGTGCTCACCATGGGCTTCGCGATCACCCACTTCTACGGCGGCACCACCTCGGCCGAGGCCGCCCAGGCGCAGGCGCGCGCGGCCACCGTCGCCGACCACGTGCTCACCTCGCCGCACGGGCTGCCCGCCGAGGTCGCGGACAAGGTCCGGGCCCTGCCCGGCACCCGCGCGGCCACGCCGGTGGTCAGCACCGAGGTGGTCGCCCTGGACCGCGCGGCCACCGAGGAGCCGCTGTCCCGCTCGCGCGCGGTCGGCGTGGACGCCAGCCAGCTCGGCGGCACCCTGGACGTGCGGGTGACCGGCGGGAACCTGGCCGAGCTGACCGGCGACACGGTGGCGCTGTCCGAGCGCGAGGCCTGGTGGCTGGGCACACGGCTGGGCGAGGAGGTGGAGCTGTACCTGGGCGACCGCACACTGGTGAAGCTGCGCCTGGTCGCGCTGGTCGAGCCCAACCTGGGCCTGGGGGACGTGCTGCTGCCGCACACCCTGGTCCTGCCGCACACCAGCGACCGCCGGGTGGACTCGGTGCTGGTCGCCGGGAACCCGGATCTGAGCGGCCTGGGCTACCCCGGACTGACCGCGCGGTCGAAGGCGGAGCTGACCGTGGCGCCCGACCCGCAGCAGGAGGCCAACCTCTGGCTCAACCGCGTGCTGCTCGGCGTGATCCTGCTGTACGTGGCGCTGTCGGTGGTGAACAGCCTGGTCACCGCCACCCTGGACCGCGGGGCCGAACTGGGCCTGCTGCGCCTGCTCGGCGGGACGAAGTCCCAGCTCCGGACCATGCTGCGCGCGGAGTCCCGGCTGATCGTGACCCTGGCGGTGGTGCTGGGCTCGCTGGTGCCGGTGCTGCCCCTCGCGCTGCTCAGCCTCAACCTCACCGGCACACCCGTCCCGGCCGGGTCTCCCCTGGTCTACCTGGGCGTTCTCCTGCTGACCGTCCTGATCGGACTGCTCTCGGTGCGGCTGCCCGCCCGTCGGCTCACCCGATAG
- a CDS encoding FadR/GntR family transcriptional regulator produces MSRREQTLSERLADDIVEIIRSEGLVPGEAMASSRDLAQRLDVTTPTVREALRRLEATGVVELRHGSGTYVGPGIGRRLLANPHQPRLTRESVLELVDARLVLEPAIAATAARIRQPEAMADLEAASTNALHPPDGDARPKLLFHVALAACTGNGMLRETVEALLYTRSREQIAIRHRYHDRERDHAEHLDILAAVRAGDAEAAEHLTREHLKAIRAAVEAAEFPEERS; encoded by the coding sequence ATGAGCCGACGGGAACAGACGTTGTCCGAGCGCCTCGCGGACGACATCGTCGAGATCATCCGCAGCGAGGGCCTGGTCCCGGGCGAGGCGATGGCCTCCTCCCGGGACCTCGCCCAGCGCCTGGACGTCACCACGCCGACCGTGCGCGAGGCCCTGCGCCGGCTGGAGGCGACCGGTGTGGTCGAGCTGCGGCACGGCTCCGGCACCTACGTCGGCCCCGGCATCGGGCGCCGCCTGCTGGCCAACCCGCACCAGCCCCGCCTCACCCGCGAGTCGGTGCTGGAGCTCGTGGACGCGCGCCTGGTGCTGGAACCGGCCATCGCGGCCACCGCCGCCCGCATCCGCCAGCCGGAGGCGATGGCCGACCTGGAAGCGGCCAGCACCAACGCCCTGCACCCACCGGACGGGGACGCCCGGCCGAAGCTGCTCTTCCACGTGGCGCTCGCCGCGTGCACCGGCAACGGCATGCTGCGCGAGACCGTCGAGGCACTGCTGTACACCCGCTCGCGCGAGCAGATCGCCATCCGCCACCGCTACCACGACCGGGAACGCGACCACGCCGAGCACCTGGACATCCTCGCGGCCGTCCGCGCCGGTGACGCCGAGGCCGCCGAGCACCTCACCCGCGAGCACCTCAAGGCCATCCGCGCCGCGGTCGAGGCCGCCGAGTTCCCGGAGGAACGGTCATGA
- a CDS encoding creatininase family protein: protein MTARLPRLGELTTEEAAQAVTTSPVVLIPAGAFEQHGPGLPLATDLIRAEHVADRVAAACGGRAVVGPAIPVGVSPHHLAFAGTVSLSTTTFATLVREYCEALYAHGWRRIMVITGHGGNNAALSTVAQDYLATRPDLEFAWTPLTALAKDVVAEMGVSEVHGHSGEAETAQMLHLAPELVRSERLQPGTTRLDELDPLARLARRPGHPTLTVRYDRLSPSGVLGDPRRATAQAGESIVDTAVARIVDYLDDWLAI from the coding sequence ATGACCGCACGACTCCCCCGCCTCGGCGAGCTGACCACCGAGGAGGCCGCCCAGGCCGTCACCACCAGCCCGGTGGTGCTCATCCCCGCGGGCGCCTTCGAGCAGCACGGGCCTGGCCTGCCGCTGGCCACCGACCTGATCCGCGCCGAGCACGTGGCCGACCGGGTCGCGGCGGCCTGCGGCGGACGGGCCGTGGTCGGTCCGGCCATCCCGGTCGGCGTCTCCCCGCACCACCTGGCCTTCGCGGGCACCGTCTCCCTGTCCACCACCACCTTCGCCACGCTCGTGCGGGAGTACTGCGAGGCGCTGTACGCGCACGGCTGGCGGCGGATCATGGTGATCACCGGGCACGGCGGCAACAACGCCGCGCTCAGCACCGTCGCGCAGGACTACCTGGCCACCCGGCCCGACCTCGAGTTCGCCTGGACCCCGCTCACCGCCCTGGCCAAGGACGTGGTGGCGGAGATGGGCGTCAGCGAGGTGCACGGGCACAGCGGTGAGGCCGAGACCGCGCAGATGCTGCACCTGGCACCGGAACTGGTGCGCTCCGAACGTCTTCAGCCCGGTACCACGCGGCTGGACGAGCTCGACCCCCTCGCCCGGCTCGCCCGCCGGCCCGGGCACCCCACGTTGACCGTGCGCTACGACCGGCTCAGCCCCTCCGGGGTGCTGGGCGATCCGCGCCGCGCCACCGCGCAGGCCGGTGAGTCCATTGTGGACACCGCGGTCGCCAGGATCGTCGACTACCTCGACGACTGGCTGGCCATCTGA
- a CDS encoding alpha/beta hydrolase family esterase, protein MSRTSRLLAVAALCATAAATLVVPASASPWGATRSCAKPAPQAEGTSVLHEISSGGRERTYQLHLPEGYSGKTDWPLVLAYHGRGNTGAGTEEFSKLSTLPAVVAYPNGVVGTGEGERQAWQGAPYSAPGVDDVAFTRDLLDKLQAQLCTDAGRVYATGKSNGAGFTAILACRLASRITAIAPVAGAFYGTGEPPCRPSRPVPVIEFHGSADVTVPYTGDEERGLPGIRDWVSAWAKRDGCRTTRPDTQTGTDITTSTWTGCKDDVQVKHVRVTEGGHTWPGADVYSGGGVTTQTIEAHEVLWRFVRDYRLPC, encoded by the coding sequence ATGTCCCGCACCTCCCGGCTGCTCGCCGTGGCCGCGCTGTGCGCCACCGCCGCCGCCACCCTGGTCGTGCCCGCCTCGGCCTCGCCCTGGGGCGCGACGCGCTCCTGTGCCAAGCCCGCGCCCCAGGCCGAGGGCACGAGCGTGCTGCACGAGATCAGCAGCGGCGGGCGTGAGCGCACGTACCAGCTGCACCTGCCCGAGGGCTACTCGGGCAAGACCGACTGGCCGCTGGTCCTGGCCTACCACGGCCGGGGCAACACCGGCGCGGGCACCGAGGAGTTCTCCAAGCTCTCCACCCTGCCCGCCGTGGTGGCCTACCCCAACGGCGTGGTCGGCACCGGGGAGGGCGAGCGCCAGGCCTGGCAGGGCGCGCCGTACTCCGCCCCCGGAGTGGACGACGTCGCCTTCACCAGGGACCTGCTGGACAAGCTCCAGGCCCAGCTGTGCACCGACGCCGGGCGCGTGTACGCCACCGGCAAGTCCAACGGCGCCGGGTTCACCGCCATCCTGGCCTGCCGACTGGCCAGCCGGATCACCGCGATCGCCCCGGTCGCCGGTGCCTTCTACGGCACGGGCGAACCGCCCTGCCGCCCGTCCCGGCCGGTGCCGGTGATCGAGTTCCACGGCAGCGCGGACGTCACCGTCCCCTACACCGGGGACGAGGAACGCGGCCTGCCCGGCATCCGCGACTGGGTCTCGGCCTGGGCCAAGCGCGACGGCTGCCGCACCACCAGGCCGGACACCCAGACCGGGACCGACATCACCACCTCGACCTGGACCGGCTGCAAGGACGACGTGCAGGTCAAGCACGTGCGGGTGACCGAGGGCGGGCACACCTGGCCGGGCGCCGACGTCTACAGCGGCGGCGGCGTCACCACCCAGACCATCGAGGCGCACGAGGTGCTCTGGCGCTTCGTCCGCGACTACCGCCTGCCCTGCTGA
- a CDS encoding AbgT family transporter, with protein sequence MTTTAADEKKLPRVLRVLGVIERAGNALPHPFWLFWILALLLGVASAVLAGLDVSVVSPKDGKVVEVRNLFSGQGLAMALATMVENFASFPPMATIVVVIMGVAVAERSGFLGTLMKVGVSRVPASWVVFAVAFAGTVSHVASAAAYIILVPLGGLAFRAVGRSPILGIVVAYTSIASGYDASPIPTPNDAIFAGITTAAARLISPEITVSPLSNWFFNIASSFLLALVITLVTRLVLSKRPDLDPDPDADLTAIGDLVVARRERLALRWSLLTLVLMLAVLTAITLPSWSPLRGKGGDLVDSPLLDGIAAIVAFLFGTTGIVYGYVARTITKAADVPKLMVEGLKQMAPVLVLFFAIAQFLQYFEWTRLGDVLAVNAAEVFRDSGMPLPVIFLLVLVLLTLVNVMVTSGSAMWSIAAPVLVPMLMLVHISPETTQALFRIADSGSTAITPMSPYFIMALGFMQRYRKNAGIGTLASYTLPLAVAMTLSWTLLFLAWWGLGIPWGPGVPSR encoded by the coding sequence ATGACCACCACCGCTGCTGACGAGAAGAAGCTGCCCCGCGTGCTGCGGGTGCTGGGCGTGATCGAACGGGCGGGCAACGCCCTGCCGCACCCCTTCTGGCTGTTCTGGATCCTGGCCCTGCTGCTCGGCGTGGCCAGCGCGGTCCTGGCCGGGCTGGACGTCTCGGTCGTCTCCCCCAAGGACGGCAAGGTCGTCGAGGTCCGCAACCTGTTCTCCGGCCAGGGCCTGGCGATGGCCCTGGCCACGATGGTGGAGAACTTCGCCTCCTTCCCGCCGATGGCCACGATCGTCGTGGTGATCATGGGCGTGGCGGTGGCCGAGCGCAGCGGCTTCCTGGGCACGCTGATGAAGGTCGGCGTGTCCCGGGTGCCCGCCTCCTGGGTGGTGTTCGCGGTCGCCTTCGCCGGGACCGTCTCGCACGTGGCCTCGGCCGCGGCGTACATCATCCTGGTGCCGCTGGGCGGGCTGGCCTTCCGCGCGGTGGGCCGCTCGCCGATCCTGGGCATCGTGGTGGCCTACACCTCGATCGCCTCGGGCTACGACGCCTCGCCGATCCCCACCCCGAACGACGCGATCTTCGCGGGCATCACCACCGCGGCGGCCCGGCTGATCAGCCCGGAGATCACGGTCTCCCCGCTGAGCAACTGGTTCTTCAACATCGCCTCCTCCTTCCTGCTGGCCCTGGTGATCACGCTGGTCACCAGGCTGGTGCTGAGCAAGCGCCCGGACCTGGACCCCGACCCGGACGCCGACCTCACCGCCATCGGCGACCTGGTCGTGGCGCGGCGGGAGCGGCTGGCGCTGCGCTGGTCGCTGCTCACGCTGGTGCTCATGCTGGCCGTGCTCACCGCGATCACGCTGCCGAGCTGGTCGCCGCTGCGCGGCAAGGGCGGCGACCTGGTCGACTCGCCGCTGCTGGACGGCATCGCCGCGATCGTGGCGTTCCTGTTCGGCACCACCGGCATCGTCTACGGGTACGTGGCCCGCACCATCACCAAGGCCGCGGACGTCCCGAAGCTGATGGTCGAGGGCCTCAAGCAGATGGCGCCGGTGCTCGTGCTGTTCTTCGCGATCGCCCAGTTCCTCCAGTACTTCGAGTGGACCCGGCTGGGTGATGTGCTCGCGGTGAACGCGGCGGAGGTGTTCCGGGACAGCGGCATGCCGCTACCGGTGATCTTCCTGCTGGTGCTGGTGCTGCTCACCCTGGTCAACGTGATGGTGACCAGCGGGTCGGCCATGTGGTCGATCGCCGCGCCGGTGCTGGTGCCCATGCTGATGCTGGTGCACATCTCGCCGGAGACCACGCAGGCGCTGTTCCGCATCGCCGACTCCGGGTCGACCGCGATCACCCCGATGAGCCCGTACTTCATCATGGCGCTCGGGTTCATGCAGCGGTACCGGAAGAACGCGGGCATCGGCACGCTGGCCTCGTACACGCTGCCGCTGGCGGTCGCGATGACGCTCAGCTGGACGCTGTTGTTCCTGGCCTGGTGG